The Ursus arctos isolate Adak ecotype North America unplaced genomic scaffold, UrsArc2.0 scaffold_18, whole genome shotgun sequence genomic sequence aataaataaaatctttttttttttaaagattttatttgacagaaagagacagcgagagagggaacacaagcaaggcgagtgtgagagagagaagcaggcttcccgctgagcagggagctcgatgcagggctcgatctcagggtcctggtatcatgatctgagccaaaggcagacgcttaacagctgagccacgcaggcgccccttttaaaaaaataaagaagaatccttatcttttagaggttgacatactgaaatatttgttgatgaaaTGATATAGTATTAGCAATATACACCAAATAATTAGGTGGGGGGAGACAGCAGGGGCATAGAGTATATATGAAACAAGACTGACCATGAATTGATCATTGGAGAATCACTGGCATAGAAGGTGCATGAAAGCAGGTACCTTCACCTCAGCCAGCTCATTTACGGCAACAATACAACTGAGGCACAGGTAAGTGATTTTGCACAAGGGTCTCCACAAATGGTCTTACCCAACATAAATAAGGGTTCATTGTTCTATTCTCTACTTGTTCTTCTTTTCATGTTTGACATTTTTCCATCATAAAAgtctgaaaaacaacaacaaaaagatctTCTAATAGCCTAACTTAAGGAATACTGAAAACTTATCTTAGCAGACCCACTCTACTATTTAATGCTGTTCATTATTCCACTTTCCCTAAATTCCCCATTCCTTGGATTCCATGGCACCAGTCTCTCTAGATTCTCTTCCTATCTTTTCACCTTGTTTCTTCTCAGTCTTCTTCATGGAATTCtcttcatccacccacccatttatttatttatttacttttatattttatttatttgagaaagagtgaacacacaagtaggcagaggggcagagggagaaacaaactccctgctgagcagggagcctgacacggggttccatcccaggaccccgggatcatgacctgagatgaagacagacacttaaccgactgagccccccagatgcccccccACCCTTTTAATGTTGATGTTCCGATTCTTGTCAGCCCATTTCTCCCTCTATACACCCTACTTGAATGGCGACATCTACCTTCATAGTTTCCTTTATCATCACCCCTTTTCTTATGGCAATCATCTGTCTTCCCCCAAACTTTCCTCCTCCTGGCTTCTTTATCTCAGCTGATACCATCCAGTCATCTAagctcaaatttaaaaatgctcctggcctgggcacctgagtggctcagtcggttaagcatctgccttaggctcaggtcatgatctcccggtcctgggatcgagcccccacatcaggctccctgctcagcagagagtctgcttctccttctccctctgcacaccccccaactcgtgctctcttgctctctcaaacaaataattcaaatccttaaaaaaaaaaaaaaaaaaaaaatcctggggagcctgggtggctcagtcagttaagcatctgccttcaactcaggtcataatccccaagcctcaggatggagccccaccacaggctccctgctcagtggaggtctgcctctccctctcttggctcctccccctgcttaagtcggcttctccctctgctccttaccccacttgtgctctctctcaaataaagaaaatctttaaaaaaaaaaataattaaaataataatttaaaaaaattaaaaaattatcctgGCTGATGCTCCTTCCCTCCATTGAACTGACTCTAGATACTAAATCAATCAGCAAGTTTTCCAATATTAGTCGaatgtttcctcctctccttccctactATCCCTATCCTAGTTCAGTCTCTCACCCTCTCCTGACTGACGGATTGGCAATCTCCTTGCCTCCATACGACAACCACAGTGATCTTTCTACAACAGGATCCTGGTTCCTATGCTTGGAATTACTACCACCAACAATAGTAACTCTCAAAGGGTCAGATATATTTGATTAAATTATCTATTGTactattattttaacaaaatgaagcaTAAATTCCTAGTGCTTATCTCATACAACTATGGAAAGCAAACTTACAAATTAATTAGTGGATGCTAACATTAAGGTGATGAATGAGTTTGTTTTGCTGAGACCAAACTGACTCTGGAAGAATGAATATGATGCATAAGGCCCAGGCATATGTTGTTCTCAAGACTTGCCTGCCTCCCCTGGCTCTAGGACGACTGCGaatttctcccattctctctccaaACCTGTGCGAAACCTTCTGTTGCACGGTGCCCGTGCCTTCTCTCCGGCCTTCTCTCCACCCTAAGGCACCGTTTGTAAATCTAAGACCGCTTTTTCTCTACTCATTAGCCCTGGACAACTAAATAGAACTCAGCTCCAACTCTCATAAACACAGGCCAGGACTTGTCAGAAGGCGAGCACCCATATGGATGCAGACTGTGCTTGTATAAATTTCCTTTCCATCTTAccacaaaaatagaaatgcagTACTCgagaatttttgaaaagaattcaGCCTTCCTCCCTGAAGCACTGTCGCAACGCGTTTCCCTCCGGAGACCTGCAGCTTCCACTCCCGCCGCCCTCCATTCCGCCGCTAGGTGGCGAGATGCTCACTGCCGCCCGCAAACGCTTGCCCCGGAGGCGCCCGTCGAATCGAGCGACGTCACTCATCCCTGGCGATAATTGGCTATTTCACCGACGCCCGGGGGGAGGAGCCAGCGGAGAACCGGAAGCGTTGGGTAAGGCGGGTGCGCAGTGCGTGCGCATTCAGGGCCCAGCGCCGACTTAAAAGAGGCCAGCTGcagctcctcctccagcctgAGGGGGCACTCTGGATTCCTACGAGGTGGAGGGCGGAACCTTCTGAGAGGGGTCACACTGATAAGGGCTGGGCCACACTGAGGGGAGGAGTCACGTTGAGAGGAGGGGTCACAGTGACCGGCGGAGTCActctgagggggggggggggtctcattGTGTGGGAGGAACAGACAGAGGGGTGTTGCACTGAGGGGTTCTGGTACACACCGACGGCGGCAGTACCGTACTGAGGAACGGTTCCtctgaaggggtgggggggggtctccGAAGGGAAGGGCTCCTGGAGGGGCGGGGTTTTGCCGAGGGGTGGGATCCCACGGAAGGAGGGGCTTCCGGGCAGGTGGAGGCTTTTCTGCAGAGAGATAGGGCAGTTTGGAGGAAAGAGTAAGAGGAAGGTTCAGGCTGGGTGGTCACCGGGCGGATACTCCTCTTTTCCTTTGAACTTTATTCGAGGGAGGCGGGATGGAGTAAGGAGGTGTGGGGCCACACCTGGGACGGGCTGGCCACGGGCTCACTATACAGGCCTGAGGCATCACAACCTCCCGAGAGGGGAGAAGGTGTCAGGGAATCCAGAGGTGTAGGGGTCGAGACCTGGGAAATGGGTAGGCTGAGCCAGAGCGGAGGCCGGGAAGGTAGGCAGGTTGCTGGGCTACCTCCGATTGTGTCTGACCCTGAAGGGTCTACTTTTCTGCCCTGCTGGCCCACGGAGCCCAGGAATCCGGCGGCTTCCTGAGCCCGGCTCTCCTCAGACAGTGGcctgagggtgggaggagagaaaggactCACAGGGCAGCTAAAAGACATTTGAGCTGCGCGTACGCACAGTCAGCCCATAAGTCCCTTCAGTTATTCAGCTCGGGCCCGAACTTATTTGGCCCCGACGTCCCAGACCCACTCGCCTAGAGTGTCGCGGCCACCGGTTGGGGGTTGCGTACCTGAGGGGGCGTGGCCGCTGCCCGTGGGCCGGGCTGGAAGGAGTTAAGCGGAGGCCCGGCTCAGCCCCGCCCCCGGCAGGCCGCGGAGCCCGAGCCCCAGCGGCTAAGCGGAGCAGCGGCCGCCCGCCCGCCAGCCAGCCCGCCTCCGCCTGCGGGGAGCCCGCCCGCCTGCCCGCCGGCGCCCAGGAGAGCCACCGCCACCGcccggcccaggcccaggcccaggccttgCGCAGAGCAAAGCGGAGCGGCGTCTACCCAGGCCCTGCAAGCCGGCGCGGCGGGGGCGGGCCCAAGATCTTCCGCGGATCTTCCATTCTCCAGGGCGGGAGCGGGAGCCCCGGCGTCCCGGATCTGGCTGGGCGCACGCCCATGGCAAGCGCGGCCTGCCCGGGCCCTGGCGACCCTGCCATGTGAGGCAGGCCCGGGCTGGGGGCCCGGCCATGGCCGGGGAACGGCCCCCACTGCGGGGCCCTGGGCCAGGGCCGGGAGAGGCGCCGGGGGAGGGGCCCCCGGGACCGGGGGGCACGGGTGGAGGCCCGGGCCGGGGCCGCCCCTCCTCCTACCGGGCTCTCCGCAGCGCCGTGTCCAGCCTGGCGCGCGTGGACGATTTCCACTGCGCCGAGAAGATCGGGGCCGGCTTCTTCTCTGAGGTCTACAAGGTAGGATCagcagagagggcagaggggcGGGTCCGAGCCTTAGACGCGAGGCTGGAACTAGGGGGACCCGTGCGACCTGGCGGATCTGACCGGGACTCGCGAACCTATGCCGCCCCCAGGTTAGGCACCGACAGTCAGGGCAAGTCATGGTGCTGAAAATGAACAGACTCCCCAGTAACCGGGGAAACACGCTACGGGAAGTGCAGCTGATGAACCGGCTCCGACACCCCAACATCCTAAGGTGAGCGGCCCCAGCCGCTTGCTGAGAAGCTTgctgggagaagaggaaagatcCCGCGGGAAAAGTGGGAACTATAGAGGGGCCTGGACTCTTACAGCCTACCCTCCTATCTTCCCCATCCTCTTCCAGGTtcatgggggtgtgtgtgcaccaGGGGCAGCTGCACGCTCTTACAGAGGTGAGGATGGGCCAGGAAGGAGGggacccccaccaccaccaagggGAGAGGGAGTCAGCGCCCAGTGCATCTACAGAGGAATAATGAGAGGCAGCAGGACCTCCTCCCATGAGACGCTTCCCTGAACTTCCCTTTGGGCTAACCACAAATAAAATGCCTCAGTTGGCCACATTCTCTCTTTGCACaatgctgtccaatagaactttctgcagtgatgaaaatgttctatagctacatgtggctaggGAGCAGTAGAAATATGACCAGTGTGACTGCGGaactaaatgtttaattttgtttaaacttAGTAATTTAAATAGTTGCAATGCCTTGAACAGGACAGCCCTAGAATATGAGTGGGGGAACCAGGAGCACAGACTGACCCTTCTGACCTTTGTGATCCTCCTGAGTGTCTCCTGGCTTATAAGTGGGAGACCTAGAGTACAGGCGGAAACCTTGACATTCATTCCCCTTCTCCCCCCTATGCCCCAGTATATGAATGGGGGGACCCTGGAACAGCTGCTCAGCTCCCCGGAACCCCTGTCCTGGCCTGTCAGGCTCCACCTGGCTCTGGACATTGCCCGTGGCCTGCGGTACCTGCATGCCAAAGGTGTATTCCACCGAGACCTGACATCCAAGGTAGGCTGGCCAGGTGGGTGGAGGCATGAAAGGGGATTTGAGGCTATTACATTGTAACCGGCCCACAGATGTTGGAATGTGGATAGTAGACATGTTAGGATTTTGGAGTAGCAAGGCCCTGGAGAAtggggactggggggaggggaagctctGAGGGGCCGAGTACCACGATATGTTTGGAGTGATAGATGATGTTGAAAGATTGGGGTGCATTGGAGAACTGGGAGATCAGAGAGGGTTGGGGTTACTCTGAAGTGACAGGGCATTGGGGTATATATTGGGAGATAGAGAATAGAAGGTGATGGGTGTGTGGGGATGCTATATGTATGTCAGAACTGTCTCATCCGACGGGAAGACCGAGGATTCACGGCTGTTGTGGGTGACTTCGGGCTGGCTGAAAAGATTCCTGTGTATAGGTGAGGTGAATgcccctgtgcccccccccccaaactttcTAGGAGGTCCTATCTAAGTGAAGCCCCCAGAGACATTTCatttggagtggggagggggctgaccTCATCCCCTTTTGTTTAGGGGGGTTATCTGAGTGGGATGTCTCTGATcactctgcccctacccctgcagGGAAGGGGCAAGAAAGGAGCCATTGGCCGTGGTAGGTTCCCCATACTGGATGGCTCCAGAAGTGTTGCGGGGTGAGCTGTATGATGAGAAGGTAAGACATCGATCCTTTAGATTCCAAGGCCTTCCAGAGACCCTTGAGATACTTTATAAGGCCCCATTCCAAGTTCTTTAACAGCCATACTGAATATTTAGGAGACCCCCAAATTCCCCGTTGACCTCTCATAGGCACCCCTCCAATGCATGAAACTATCAAGACTTCCCCCAAATTCTGACAAAATTCTGACGTGAAAACCGTGGGTTCCTCCCGCTGacattctctccttcccaccaGGCCGATGTCTTTGCCTTTGGGATTGTCCTCTGTGAGCTCATTGCGCGAGTACCTGCGGACCCAGATTACCTACCCCGAACTGAGGTGaatgatgcctccaggtttgaaAAGGGGGAGCTCCAGACTGGAGCTCCTAACCAAGGAGGGTTCCCTGGAGGTTGAGGTCTGATTGGGGGTCAGAAGGAGAACCCAAGGAAGACTGACTTGAAggcctcctcctctctgtccccacagGACTTTGGCCTGGATGTGCCTGCTTTCCGGACCCTGGTAGGGGATGACTGCCCACTGCCCTTCCTGCTCCTGGCCATCCACTGCTGCAATGTAAgagcctctctctccctgcccaccacccccatccATCAGCTGGCAAGGCCCTTCTGCTCCAAGTGGTGGGAGGAAAATATAGGGACCCTCTTTTGGAGCACTGAGTGAAGCTGTCCCTGTCTCTACCCATCAGATGGAACCTAGCACTCGTGCTCCCTTCACTGAAATCACCCAGCACCTGGAATGGATCCTGGAGCAGCTGCCTGAGCCAGCCCCCCTCACCAGAGCTCCACTGACACACAATCAGAGTAAGTGAGCATGACCTTGACCCAACTGAATTCCTTTTGCCTCTTCCTCAGAACTCAGGGGATTAAGACTAAGTGTATTTATTAATtgtaaggtggggggggggttgtgaaaGGACATCTCaaataagatattttcaaattctagagccaagggaggggaagaaggaaagaagaggtaaAGGAGGGCTAGAGGTGACATCTCCCCCTGTCCAAACTACCCAGCGGACTCCCTTTTGTGAGCTCTAGTCCCACCAGCCTCCTGGTGAATAATGAGGCCTCAAGGAGCCATGATCAATGCTGAGAACAGTAACCACAGACTTCTCTGTCTACAGGGTCTGTTTCAAGAGGGGGTCCCTCTGCCACACTTCCTAGGCCAGACCCCCGGCTTTCCCGAAGCCGGTCAGACCTCTTCCTGCCCCCATCACCAGAATCCCCCCCGACTTGGGGGGACAATCTGACTCGAGTCAACCCCTTCTCACTCCGGGAAGACCTCCGGGGAGGCAAGATCAAGCTGTTGGACACACCCAGCAAGCCGGTCGCCCCCCTGCCCCTTGttccaccatcaccactgcccTCCATACAGTTGCCCTTGGTGACCACTCCAGAGACCCTGGTCCAGCCTGGGACACCTGCCCGTCGCTGCCGCTCGCTCCCATCATCCCCTGAGCTCCCCCGACGTATGGAGACAGCACTGCCAGGTCCTGGCCCTCCCAGTGTGGGCCCCTCGGCTGAAGAAAGAATGGAGTGTGAGGGCAGTAGCCCTGAGCCAGAACCCCCAGGACCGgctccccagctgcccctggcTGTGGCCACAGACAACTTCATCAGCACTTGTTCCTCGGCCTCCCAGCCCTGGTCCCCTAGATCAGGACCTGCTCTTAACAACAACCCCCCAGCTGTGGTGGTGAACTCCCCAcaaggctgggctggggagccGTGGAACCGGGCCCAGCATAGCCTGCCCCGGGCAGCAGCCCTGGAGCGGACAGAACCCTCGCCACCCCCTTCAGCTCCCCGGGAGTCTGATGAGGGGCTGCCCTGCCCTGGCTGCTGTCTTGGCCCTTTTAGCTTTGGCTTCCTATCGATGTGCCCCCGCCCCACACCAGCTGTTGCCCGCTACCGCAACCTGAACTGTGAGGCGGGCAGTCTGCTCTGCCACCGAGGGCACCATGCCAAGCCTCCCACACCCGGCCTGCAGCTGCCCGGGGCGCGCTCTTAGCAGTGGGGCCTGTGGTCTCTGGCCTCCAACTTTGGCCTTCAGGATGCCCCGTAAGGACAGAGCACACATGTTGGACAGTGCCAGCCCCAGATGGGCTGACCGGCTCTTCTCCCCATGTAGGGGAACCTCAGCATGGACTCAAGGGACAGAACATTTCCTATCTAGCCCCTGGGCTTGCTCTCCCGTGGGCGATCACTGAACCAGACAAAGCATTGCTGACACATGAGACTAACACgtgcaaattatttaaaaaaatttcaataaaactgcctggctggctccgggCTGCCCCTATCCACTCAGCCCATGcgccctcctccacccccctgcAATTCCACTGTGGGAAGTTCTTGGGGAGGCCAAAATCTCTTCTAGCGACTTCTTCACCCGTTTCCCTGGAACAGTCCAGTTTCTGGGGCAGGATTTCAAGCAGGCAGCAGGCTGGCTAGAAGTGTTGGGCATGGATCAGCCGTTGGCTGGGCACTGCCCAGGCAGAGTAAGGGGACGCCGGAGGGAGATGATCTTAGGACCTGCAGACTGCAGTTAGGGGGGAAGGGTACAGGCTCTTGTTGGCATGAGTACCTATAAGAGTAAAGCACCAGTGAGCTCTGCAGCTGACTGTTACTAAGAACCCTCATCCAGCTTATCCCACCTCCCTGGACGGCCACATCACCAGCCTCCCTTCAGTTCCAGACCTTTCCTGCCCGATCCCCCCTTACataagcagactgagaccctgaaggCTGTAGAGGTGACCGTCACACTCAGGAATAAGTTTTACCCCTGGCTTCTGAGCCCCTGCTCTgagttcctctccctccctgttccCCAACTCCCACGCCTCAGTTGATCTGTGTCATGCTTACCCAACTCAGGGCAAAAAGTGGTCCCTATCTGGATTCTTGAAAGCTGCCATCTCACAGATGCAGGGAAGGCGATTAGTACAGTCCTCCTGCTGTATTTTTGGCCAGTTGCTTTGTACCTTGTAACATCTTGAGCTTTGACCATAATACCTAAAGATTGGTGAGGTAGAACTGGGATaagctctgcccctcctctcccacccttcaTTCTCTCCCCTTGCCCTGCATTAAACACAATGAAGTCCTAACCTGCCCTGCTTGCCTAAGGCCATGTTTAGGTATGGTTCAGGGACAGATGTCTACTCTAACTCAAAGAGGATTTAGGACCAGGGGAGGGAAAAATCACCCAAGATATTAAAGATGGAAATTCCATAGGGAACATAGGAGATGACTCCCCTGTTTCAGGGTCCCTGGAGTTGATCTTCAAAGTTATCCCACTGCTCCCTTACTTCCCTGAGGCAACTAGTGCCCCAAGAGGCCCTGAGTGAGAAAGTGCCACCTCAGTTTGGGTAGCCTTGTCAAGAGATGGGAAGTTAGAATGCCAGGGTTCATGAGCTGGTAAAGTCCTAGCTAAagcctcagcttctccctctgagaGAAAGATGACATAGGTCCCAACCTAGTAACTTAAAAAAGTGCCTGGGACTGCCAGGTACTGGGAAGGCGCCAGAGAAGAAGACTATCCTACAGAgtcaaggaaaggaaatggacGAGTAGGCAGTTACAATACTGACTTGTAAAAGGATTTTGGGAGCAGGACCTCCCAAAACTTTGGGAGCTGGAGGGGAATCTCATTACTATGTCTTTATGAAGGAATTACGAAGTTGAATATGCCCAGAAGTCCTCACAGACTTACCCAAGGACTCTTTTACCATCAGCCTGCTGCCACCTCTTAGCAAAGCCGTAAACAGCCCAAAATGAACCAGGTGGATTAATTTGTGTCAACATCTTCCTCGCGCTGTTGGGGTTTGTAACCTGAGGGGAGATTCAGAGAGACGAGAGGTATGTGGAGAATGATAAGAAATATTCCAATGGAGGGGGGGCAGTGTAGGGAGGAGGGGATGTGGGCCGATGGAAGAAAATGAGCACTACAGGGAGGTCTTGGAGCTTTGACAAGAGGACTGTCTGGCACAAGACATCAGCCCGTCGGTGACCTGTCCCTGCGGCCTCCTAGTGCCACCTTGCAGATGCGGCTCACCCTTCAGTTCATCTCCCAGCTGGCTAAGAATTTCTGCCAGCCTTTGAAGGGGAATTGTTTCCATGGGCTGCTCTGTTCATATGGACCCAGTCCCAACAACCCAGCCCACCAGATATGGGACCTCTCTGCCTGAGAGGGCATAAGAGTCAAAGAAGCTATTAAGCAGCCCTGGAGAGTTGACCAGAAAGCTGAGATGAGAAACGTAAAAATAAAGATGGTTCATGAGCTTCAACTCTCGTGCCAACTCTGGCCGGTTGGTAGGGGCCACCTGGAGTGCTGTGCTGAGAAGCCGCACGGAAAAGGAGCGCGTGCCCTGTACGCACTGCCGTTCCTGACTCGATGACATATATCCCTCTACCTTACAGTACCCACTACAATCTGCAAACAAGGTATGCTTactgaaaaagaataagaaatgtcATTGAATGTGGCCAGGTCAGAGGACAGAGATTTACAGTGGTTTTGGCTCTCCTCCCAAGTTCTCTCCACATATGAGATGTAAAAGCAGCTCCTCTCGTTCAGTATCCAGCCCACAGGACAGCAGTTATCTATAAACCAGAAAGAATGTGACAGGTCAGCCCAGACCCAGGAGGGAGATCTCCCCATTTGGGACAAAAGTGACGATTCCTGGGTCCGGTCGTTAACAGTTCCCCTCGGTCTAGTCCCAGCACCTTCACTGATTTCTAGCCCTTCATCTTTGTGATCCGTCTCCGGCCTCCCCTGGTAATGCCATTCCAATGTATATTTAGTAAAAGTCTTAGTACTCACAACATCACTCCTTAACAGTCTGGGAGGCTTATTTTAATAGGGTGGTGGTACTATTCCCAATTTCTGAATGATTGCAGTCTCCCCCCCTACACTTTGGCTGACCTCCCTGGGCCCCCCATAAGTGTTCAATTGGCCTCTTAATCGTCTCAGTTGCTCCCTAAAGCATTCCTCGATGCATATTCAAAACTTGCCCACACCCTCCAAGCTGCTAGccaccttcttccctctctccactcTTCCACAAGTAATACCCTTGGCTCCTGTTCTGCTGAAATTGTCAGACACTTGATGTGaactctctccatttccctcccaccccaaaatctgtctcttctctgttcctctgtcCCTGACTACCTCTAAGCAACAaatatctctctttctttcacagcGTGTACCCCAGTCTGTGCTCCTGATCCCAAGCCACCTCTCTCATTGCTTTGTTCCAGGAGTCCTACCTGCGGCACTCAAAgatccttcctccttccccagctccctctctTCTGTCTACATTGTCTCATGTCCTCACCCAGCTACCCTCTGTCCTGTGGCAATTAAAAGGAATACAAAGTCAGTGTGGCCAAATGGAAGAGGGTGAGAGGGTAAGTGGTATGCTGAAAAAGGTAGGCAGGGACCTTGGAAGCCAggc encodes the following:
- the TESK1 gene encoding dual specificity testis-specific protein kinase 1 yields the protein MAGERPPLRGPGPGPGEAPGEGPPGPGGTGGGPGRGRPSSYRALRSAVSSLARVDDFHCAEKIGAGFFSEVYKVRHRQSGQVMVLKMNRLPSNRGNTLREVQLMNRLRHPNILRFMGVCVHQGQLHALTEYMNGGTLEQLLSSPEPLSWPVRLHLALDIARGLRYLHAKGVFHRDLTSKNCLIRREDRGFTAVVGDFGLAEKIPVYREGARKEPLAVVGSPYWMAPEVLRGELYDEKADVFAFGIVLCELIARVPADPDYLPRTEDFGLDVPAFRTLVGDDCPLPFLLLAIHCCNMEPSTRAPFTEITQHLEWILEQLPEPAPLTRAPLTHNQRSVSRGGPSATLPRPDPRLSRSRSDLFLPPSPESPPTWGDNLTRVNPFSLREDLRGGKIKLLDTPSKPVAPLPLVPPSPLPSIQLPLVTTPETLVQPGTPARRCRSLPSSPELPRRMETALPGPGPPSVGPSAEERMECEGSSPEPEPPGPAPQLPLAVATDNFISTCSSASQPWSPRSGPALNNNPPAVVVNSPQGWAGEPWNRAQHSLPRAAALERTEPSPPPSAPRESDEGLPCPGCCLGPFSFGFLSMCPRPTPAVARYRNLNCEAGSLLCHRGHHAKPPTPGLQLPGARS